A stretch of the Thermus thermophilus genome encodes the following:
- a CDS encoding nitroreductase family protein, whose protein sequence is MDLSPILAKRRSVRRFKPSPIPEEDLEKLLFALQRAPTDASAQLYSAVRIRDPRLRDEVARLSGDQEHIRQAAEFFVFLADVHRLERLLAHRGQRMAFWPRTALHFAILDAGIAASYLALTAEALGYGVCFVGGVLNGVEALVDLLGLPPGVLPVVGLAVGVPDEEGPPRPRLPRRLVVHEDRYRPYTEEDLEEAYRAMAPYSRVGDWNRVLRRYFAEGGTMEAREKPYGKVLSRQGFDPDLPQGAPFYSLGALLEEALAEARGVLFRKGEAWLEEEARAFRGEGKPGEALLTALRKARGEVPDWP, encoded by the coding sequence ATGGACCTTTCACCCATCCTCGCCAAAAGGCGAAGCGTGCGGCGCTTCAAGCCCTCGCCCATCCCGGAGGAGGACCTGGAAAAGCTCCTCTTCGCCCTGCAACGGGCCCCCACGGACGCGAGCGCCCAGCTCTACTCGGCGGTCCGCATACGGGACCCAAGGCTTCGGGACGAGGTGGCCCGGCTCTCCGGGGACCAGGAGCACATCAGGCAGGCCGCGGAGTTCTTCGTCTTCCTGGCGGACGTCCACCGCCTGGAGCGCCTCCTCGCCCACCGGGGGCAGAGGATGGCCTTCTGGCCCAGGACCGCCCTCCACTTCGCCATCCTGGACGCGGGGATCGCCGCCTCGTACCTCGCCCTCACCGCCGAGGCCCTGGGGTATGGGGTCTGCTTCGTCGGCGGGGTGCTGAACGGGGTGGAGGCCCTGGTGGACCTCCTCGGGCTTCCCCCGGGGGTCCTCCCGGTGGTGGGGCTTGCCGTGGGGGTGCCGGACGAGGAGGGCCCCCCAAGGCCCAGGCTTCCCCGAAGGCTCGTGGTCCACGAGGACCGCTACCGCCCCTACACGGAGGAGGACCTCGAGGAGGCCTACCGGGCCATGGCCCCCTACAGCCGGGTGGGGGACTGGAACCGGGTCCTGAGGCGCTACTTCGCCGAGGGGGGCACCATGGAGGCCCGGGAGAAGCCTTACGGGAAGGTCCTTTCCCGGCAGGGGTTTGACCCGGACCTGCCCCAAGGGGCCCCCTTCTACTCCCTGGGGGCCCTCCTGGAGGAGGCCTTGGCCGAGGCCCGGGGGGTGCTCTTCCGCAAGGGGGAGGCCTGGCTGGAGGAGGAGGCCCGGGCCTTCCGGGGGGAGGGAAAGCCGGGGGAAGCCCTCCTCACCGCCCTGCGGAAGGCCCGGGGGGAGGTGCCGGACTGGCCATGA
- a CDS encoding nucleotidyltransferase domain-containing protein, with product MGGRSDLQELRALLAEAPLPLTRVLLFGSRARGEALEESDWDLLVVSPAFRGMDYLSRVQLLQGCLPLRNVDYVALTPEEWEARKGEIGLVGEAAREGLVLLDEGMPAG from the coding sequence ATGGGTGGAAGAAGCGATCTCCAAGAGCTGAGGGCCCTCCTGGCGGAGGCTCCCCTTCCCCTCACCCGCGTCCTCCTCTTCGGGTCCCGGGCGAGGGGGGAGGCCTTGGAAGAAAGCGACTGGGACCTCCTCGTGGTTTCCCCCGCCTTCCGGGGCATGGACTACCTGAGCCGGGTCCAACTCTTACAGGGGTGCTTGCCTTTGAGAAACGTGGACTACGTGGCCCTCACCCCCGAGGAATGGGAGGCCCGTAAGGGAGAAATCGGCCTCGTGGGGGAGGCCGCCCGTGAAGGCCTTGTCCTCCTAGACGAGGGGATGCCCGCAGGTTGA
- a CDS encoding prepilin peptidase has product MWPLLALVLGLVVGSFLNVVLHRLPRGESMVYPPSRCPHCGHRLGPSDLVPVLSYLALKGRCRYCARPISPRYPLVEALTGGIFLLASLFYPPGVEALLVFLFLALLVALAFIDLDTFELPDPLTYGLLFLGLLASWALAFPLPFRESLDGSLMAAGGLGLVAGYGNLFLRRFREGRPEVPVGPHQVHMAALFGALLGPGVGMALAFLAWALSARTGRPVVLPDRLTLPLLPLALLLAPALGLDLLESLKGSLLAAGGLALAGGLYWAFRPLPEEDEEPVAMGYGDVKLLGALGAWLGPYAFLALFLGVFAGALLGLLLRQRKLPFGPYLALGGVVAFFFGEAIWGAYLRLLGL; this is encoded by the coding sequence ATGTGGCCCCTTCTCGCCCTGGTCCTCGGCCTTGTGGTGGGCTCCTTTCTGAACGTGGTCCTCCACCGCCTGCCCCGGGGGGAGTCCATGGTCTACCCCCCTTCCCGCTGCCCCCACTGCGGCCACCGCCTGGGGCCTTCCGACCTGGTGCCCGTCCTCTCCTACCTCGCCTTAAAGGGGCGGTGCCGCTACTGCGCCCGTCCCATCTCCCCCCGCTACCCCCTGGTGGAGGCCCTCACGGGGGGGATCTTCCTCCTGGCAAGCCTCTTCTACCCCCCCGGGGTGGAGGCCCTCTTGGTCTTCCTCTTCCTCGCCCTCCTCGTGGCCCTCGCCTTCATTGACCTGGACACCTTTGAGCTTCCCGACCCCCTCACCTACGGCCTCCTCTTCCTGGGGCTTTTGGCCTCCTGGGCGCTGGCCTTCCCCCTCCCCTTTAGGGAGAGCCTGGACGGAAGCCTCATGGCCGCCGGGGGGCTTGGCCTGGTGGCGGGGTACGGGAACCTCTTCCTGAGGCGCTTTAGGGAGGGCAGGCCCGAGGTCCCCGTGGGCCCCCACCAGGTCCACATGGCGGCCCTCTTCGGGGCGCTTTTGGGTCCGGGGGTGGGCATGGCCCTGGCCTTCCTCGCCTGGGCCCTCTCCGCCCGCACGGGCCGCCCCGTGGTCCTCCCCGACCGGCTCACCCTGCCCCTTTTGCCCCTTGCCCTCCTCCTCGCCCCCGCCCTGGGCCTGGACCTCCTGGAAAGCCTAAAGGGAAGCCTCCTCGCCGCCGGGGGGCTCGCCCTCGCCGGGGGGCTTTACTGGGCCTTCCGGCCCCTTCCCGAGGAAGACGAGGAGCCCGTGGCCATGGGCTACGGGGACGTGAAGCTTTTAGGGGCCCTTGGCGCCTGGCTTGGCCCTTACGCCTTCCTCGCCCTCTTCCTCGGGGTCTTCGCCGGGGCCCTCCTCGGCCTTCTCCTCCGCCAAAGAAAGCTTCCCTTTGGGCCTTACCTGGCCCTCGGGGGGGTGGTGGCCTTCTTCTTCGGGGAGGCCATTTGGGGGGCGTACCTGCGCCTCCTCGGTCTCTAG
- a CDS encoding HEPN domain-containing protein, with translation MRLEAERLLLQAREDLITATVLLERDRYYAAAFFAHQVAEKALKALHIQQLRILPRSHDLLSLAEHLQAPEHVQEGARLLTPDYTLSRYPDVAGTVPAKLYAKPQAAARVEAAKAILAWVEEAISKS, from the coding sequence ATGCGCCTCGAGGCCGAGCGCCTTCTGCTCCAGGCCAGGGAAGACCTGATCACGGCCACCGTCCTCCTGGAGCGGGATCGGTACTATGCGGCGGCCTTTTTCGCGCATCAGGTTGCCGAAAAGGCGTTAAAGGCCCTCCATATCCAGCAGCTCCGTATCCTTCCCCGCTCCCACGACCTCCTTTCCTTAGCCGAACACCTTCAGGCTCCCGAGCATGTGCAGGAAGGGGCCAGGCTCCTTACCCCTGACTACACCTTGAGCCGGTATCCCGATGTGGCCGGAACGGTGCCCGCAAAGCTCTACGCGAAGCCTCAGGCGGCCGCACGCGTGGAGGCGGCAAAGGCCATCCTGGCATGGGTGGAAGAAGCGATCTCCAAGAGCTGA